One genomic window of Haloarchaeobius salinus includes the following:
- the menD gene encoding 2-succinyl-5-enolpyruvyl-6-hydroxy-3-cyclohexene-1-carboxylic-acid synthase, which produces MSEYPNRNVLWAETLVDELAAGGLTAACIAPGSRSTPLTVAFDAHDDIEAFSHLDERSAAFFALGRGRRTGEPTALVCTSGTAAANFHPTIVEANQARVPLLALTADRPPELRDSGANQTIDQEKLYGRAVRWYRDLPEPEPTPRKLRRLRTDAARALAEATGSDAGPVHLNCPFRKPLEPTPVAGDVPENWHEGDERAALGRGADGTPYVRRHQGRPELGDGELCDLADAVGGADSGLVLAGPADPATLADDDWPAAVAALSAATGFPVLADPLSSVRFGEHVGYRDDATVLGGYDGYVHALDLDPDFVLRFGASATSKPLRKALAEIDAPQVIVDPMGEWRDAEFVCSDLVVADPTRTARALAEAVGASTDSDYADRLADVESRYWEHVEEFIADETPEGAIAHRVLADAPDPATVFVSNSMAVRDADRFGVPRDADLTVLANRGASGIDGILSTGFGAGSATDDPLVVLTGDLAYYHDMNGLLALARCGVDATVVCVNNDGGGIFHLLPIEEFDPPFTEQFVTPHGLDFAPTGDLYDLSFQRVGPDEFADTYRESLAMDGTQVIEVPFDAGTSHRVRERLADSVADLF; this is translated from the coding sequence GTGAGCGAGTACCCCAACCGGAACGTCCTCTGGGCCGAGACCCTCGTCGACGAGCTCGCAGCCGGCGGGCTCACCGCGGCGTGCATCGCGCCGGGCAGCCGCTCGACCCCGCTCACGGTCGCCTTCGACGCCCACGACGACATCGAGGCGTTCTCGCACCTCGACGAGCGCTCCGCGGCGTTCTTCGCGCTCGGCCGTGGCCGCCGGACCGGCGAGCCGACTGCGCTCGTCTGCACCTCCGGCACCGCGGCGGCGAACTTCCACCCCACCATCGTCGAGGCGAACCAGGCGCGCGTGCCGCTGCTCGCGTTGACCGCCGACCGCCCGCCCGAGCTGCGGGACTCCGGGGCGAACCAGACCATCGACCAGGAGAAGCTGTACGGGAGGGCGGTGCGCTGGTACCGCGACCTGCCCGAGCCGGAGCCGACGCCGCGGAAGCTCCGCCGGCTGCGAACCGACGCCGCCCGTGCCCTCGCCGAGGCGACGGGAAGCGACGCGGGTCCGGTCCACCTCAACTGCCCGTTCCGCAAGCCGCTGGAGCCCACGCCCGTCGCGGGCGACGTGCCCGAGAACTGGCACGAGGGCGACGAACGCGCGGCGCTGGGGCGCGGTGCCGACGGCACGCCCTACGTCCGTCGACACCAGGGCCGCCCCGAACTCGGCGACGGGGAGCTGTGCGACCTCGCCGACGCGGTCGGCGGGGCCGACTCGGGACTCGTCCTCGCCGGCCCCGCCGACCCGGCGACGCTCGCGGACGACGACTGGCCGGCGGCCGTGGCTGCGCTCTCCGCCGCGACGGGCTTCCCCGTCCTCGCGGACCCGCTCTCCAGCGTCCGCTTCGGCGAGCACGTCGGGTACCGCGACGACGCGACGGTCCTCGGCGGCTACGACGGCTACGTCCACGCGCTCGACCTCGACCCCGATTTCGTCCTCCGGTTCGGCGCGTCGGCGACCTCGAAACCCCTCCGGAAGGCGCTCGCGGAGATCGACGCCCCGCAGGTCATCGTCGACCCGATGGGCGAGTGGCGCGACGCCGAGTTCGTCTGCTCGGACCTGGTCGTCGCCGACCCGACCAGGACCGCGCGGGCGCTCGCTGAAGCCGTCGGAGCGTCTACCGACTCCGACTACGCCGACCGCCTCGCCGACGTGGAATCACGCTACTGGGAGCACGTCGAGGAGTTCATCGCCGACGAGACGCCCGAAGGAGCTATCGCTCACCGCGTGCTCGCCGACGCACCGGACCCTGCCACCGTCTTCGTCTCGAACTCGATGGCGGTCCGGGACGCCGACCGCTTCGGCGTCCCGCGGGACGCAGACCTCACCGTCCTCGCCAATCGGGGCGCGAGCGGCATCGACGGCATCCTGTCTACTGGATTCGGTGCGGGCAGCGCCACCGACGACCCGCTCGTCGTGCTGACGGGTGACCTCGCGTACTACCACGACATGAACGGGCTGCTCGCGCTGGCGCGCTGTGGTGTCGACGCGACCGTCGTCTGCGTGAACAACGACGGCGGCGGCATCTTCCACCTGCTCCCCATCGAGGAGTTCGACCCGCCCTTCACCGAGCAGTTCGTCACACCCCACGGGCTGGACTTCGCGCCGACCGGCGACCTCTACGACCTCTCCTTCCAGCGGGTCGGTCCCGACGAGTTCGCCGACACCTATCGGGAATCGCTCGCGATGGACGGCACGCAGGTCATCGAGGTGCCGTTCGACGCCGGCACTAGCCATCGAGTCCGCGAGCGACTCGCGGACTCGGTGGCCGACCTGTTCTGA
- a CDS encoding DnaJ domain-containing protein: MTETFYDVLGVDTDATQDEITAAYRERVKETHPDLNDSADAAEAFQRVAEAEEILSDPDERARYDRLGHDSYQRMFGDADGWGRAREESGDDETGDDRRGRERATGDERRGWADGTYGNRNRRQEYPGSDREAGEGNRTNRSYYVGGTDRSTGTTSASTDGGATAGESGFDGAARRKTRGQGEHVAADEEDDWDGFSVHDWDEEELEQEPVTVSLSQQSLVLAALTFLMYPFLAYVTVSPQLNPFVNVVIGACTLLLLGYLLTIPRVAVVGFGALSVGLPLVLAFVGVNLLAPMSVFLVGACVVPFWYAMAFRHVVG, translated from the coding sequence ATGACGGAGACGTTCTACGACGTCCTCGGCGTCGATACCGACGCCACGCAGGACGAGATAACGGCGGCCTATCGCGAGCGGGTCAAGGAGACCCATCCCGACCTGAACGACAGCGCGGACGCCGCCGAGGCGTTCCAGCGCGTCGCCGAGGCCGAGGAGATCCTCTCGGACCCAGACGAGCGGGCGCGCTACGACCGGCTCGGGCACGACTCCTACCAGCGGATGTTCGGCGACGCGGACGGGTGGGGGCGAGCGCGCGAGGAGTCTGGCGACGATGAGACGGGCGACGACAGGCGTGGCCGCGAGCGGGCGACGGGCGACGAGCGGCGGGGCTGGGCGGACGGCACGTACGGCAACCGGAACCGGCGGCAGGAGTACCCCGGGTCGGACCGCGAGGCCGGGGAGGGCAACCGCACGAACCGGAGCTACTACGTCGGCGGTACCGACAGGTCGACAGGCACCACGTCCGCCTCGACCGACGGCGGCGCGACCGCAGGGGAGTCGGGGTTCGACGGCGCGGCCCGGCGGAAGACCCGCGGCCAGGGCGAGCACGTCGCCGCCGACGAGGAGGACGACTGGGACGGCTTCTCCGTCCACGACTGGGACGAGGAGGAGTTAGAGCAGGAGCCAGTCACGGTCAGCCTCTCCCAGCAGTCGCTGGTGCTCGCCGCGCTGACGTTCCTGATGTACCCGTTCCTCGCGTACGTCACCGTCTCGCCACAGCTGAACCCGTTCGTCAACGTCGTCATCGGGGCGTGTACGCTGCTGTTGCTCGGCTACCTGCTGACCATCCCCCGCGTCGCGGTGGTGGGCTTCGGCGCGCTGAGCGTCGGACTGCCACTCGTGCTCGCGTTCGTCGGCGTGAACCTGCTCGCGCCGATGAGCGTGTTCCTCGTCGGGGCCTGCGTCGTCCCGTTCTGGTACGCGATGGCGTTCAGGCACGTCGTCGGCTGA
- a CDS encoding 1,4-dihydroxy-2-naphthoyl-CoA synthase, with amino-acid sequence MVSELFDPARWEAIDRDYRDITYHRATASGTVRIAFDRPDVRNAFRPGTVDELYDALDHAKRQTDVGCVLLTGNGPSSKDGGWAFCSGGDQTVRGGEGYEYRDEDADRESAAKGGRLHILEVQRLIRHIPKPVLCVVPGWAVGGGHSLHVVCDMTIASEEHGKFKQTDPDVASFDGGFGSAYLAKQVGQKKAREIFFLGKTYDAQEAADMGMVNEVVPHDELEDVALEWAAEMNSKSPTAMRMLKYAFNMTDDGLVGQQTFAGEATRLAYMTDEAQEGRDAFVENRDPDFSEYDWHY; translated from the coding sequence ATGGTTTCGGAACTGTTCGACCCCGCGCGGTGGGAGGCGATCGACCGCGACTACCGCGACATCACCTACCACCGGGCGACGGCGTCCGGGACGGTCCGCATCGCGTTCGACCGGCCGGACGTGCGCAACGCGTTCCGGCCGGGGACGGTCGACGAGCTGTACGACGCGCTGGACCACGCGAAGCGACAGACCGACGTGGGCTGTGTCCTGCTGACGGGGAACGGCCCGTCGTCGAAGGACGGCGGCTGGGCGTTCTGCTCCGGCGGCGACCAGACGGTGCGCGGCGGCGAGGGCTACGAGTACCGCGACGAGGACGCCGACCGGGAGAGCGCGGCGAAAGGCGGGCGGCTGCACATCCTCGAAGTGCAGCGGCTCATCCGGCATATCCCGAAGCCGGTGCTCTGCGTGGTGCCCGGGTGGGCAGTGGGTGGCGGGCACTCGCTGCACGTGGTCTGTGACATGACCATCGCGAGCGAGGAGCACGGGAAGTTCAAGCAGACGGACCCGGACGTGGCGAGCTTCGACGGCGGCTTCGGGTCGGCCTACCTCGCGAAGCAGGTCGGCCAGAAGAAGGCCCGCGAGATCTTCTTCCTCGGGAAGACGTACGACGCACAGGAGGCCGCCGACATGGGGATGGTGAACGAGGTGGTCCCCCACGACGAGCTTGAGGACGTCGCCCTGGAGTGGGCCGCGGAGATGAACTCCAAGTCGCCGACGGCGATGCGGATGCTCAAGTACGCGTTCAACATGACCGACGACGGGCTGGTCGGCCAGCAGACGTTCGCGGGCGAGGCGACCCGGCTCGCGTACATGACCGACGAGGCACAGGAGGGCCGCGACGCGTTCGTCGAGAACCGCGACCCGGACTTCTCGGAGTACGACTGGCACTACTGA
- a CDS encoding VOC family protein, whose protein sequence is MAIDGLHHLVLLVDDLPAAEDYYRDLFDLGVQFREGYRDGEPGTVPDHLTWPEAVEAGIEPSMSFLGRDGFFLAVAADPAEHEGTGRVDHVALAVSPATFELVAERAEELGASVEYNADHHCTFEDRYGVEWELNAKPRPPGRAFDGFSV, encoded by the coding sequence ATGGCAATCGACGGCCTCCACCACCTCGTCCTGCTCGTCGACGACCTCCCCGCCGCCGAGGACTACTACCGCGACCTGTTCGACCTCGGCGTGCAGTTCCGCGAGGGGTACCGCGACGGCGAGCCCGGCACCGTCCCCGACCACCTGACCTGGCCCGAGGCGGTCGAGGCGGGCATCGAGCCCTCGATGTCGTTCCTCGGACGCGACGGGTTCTTCCTCGCCGTCGCGGCCGACCCGGCCGAGCACGAGGGGACCGGCCGCGTCGACCACGTCGCGCTCGCGGTCAGTCCCGCGACGTTCGAGCTGGTCGCGGAACGGGCCGAAGAACTGGGCGCGTCCGTCGAGTACAACGCCGACCACCACTGCACCTTCGAGGACCGCTACGGGGTCGAGTGGGAGCTGAACGCGAAGCCACGGCCACCCGGCCGGGCGTTCGACGGGTTCTCGGTCTGA
- a CDS encoding DUF7550 family protein has product MSEDTDSVEAEHDAADDHAHDDHGHGSDHSDEEHAGRVTSPMQEFETSQVAFGAVVMLVGVIVTIGLPVLLS; this is encoded by the coding sequence ATGAGCGAGGACACCGACAGCGTCGAGGCGGAGCACGACGCAGCAGACGACCACGCGCACGACGACCACGGGCACGGCAGCGACCACTCCGACGAGGAGCACGCGGGACGGGTCACCTCCCCGATGCAGGAGTTCGAGACGAGCCAGGTCGCCTTCGGCGCGGTCGTCATGCTCGTCGGCGTCATCGTCACCATCGGGCTGCCGGTGCTGCTGTCCTGA
- the hisF gene encoding imidazole glycerol phosphate synthase subunit HisF — MGLTKRIIPCIDVDLDEDGNAAVYTGVNFEDLAYTGDPVEMARLYNESGADEFVFLDITASADGRETMLDTVSAVADEVFIPLTVGGGIRTTDDIKETLRAGADKVSINSGALANPELVNAGARAFGNQCIVISVDARRRYDEQGEHYAQVDGESCWFECTVKGGREGTGRDVVEWAQEAAERGAGELFVNSIDSDGTKDGYDIPLTKAVCDAVDTPVIASSGCGGPEDMYEVFTDAGADAALAASIFHFDEYSIAEVKEYLDEHDVPVRL, encoded by the coding sequence ATGGGACTCACGAAGCGCATCATCCCCTGCATCGACGTGGACCTGGACGAGGACGGCAACGCCGCCGTCTACACGGGCGTCAACTTCGAGGACCTCGCGTACACGGGTGACCCCGTCGAGATGGCGCGGCTCTACAACGAGTCGGGCGCGGACGAGTTCGTCTTCCTCGACATCACCGCCTCGGCGGACGGCCGGGAGACGATGCTCGACACCGTGAGCGCGGTGGCCGACGAGGTGTTCATCCCGCTGACCGTCGGCGGGGGCATCCGCACGACCGACGACATCAAGGAGACGCTGCGGGCCGGCGCGGACAAGGTGTCCATCAACTCGGGCGCGCTGGCGAACCCCGAGCTCGTGAACGCCGGGGCGCGGGCGTTCGGCAACCAGTGCATCGTCATCAGCGTCGACGCGCGCCGGCGCTACGACGAGCAAGGCGAGCACTACGCGCAGGTCGATGGGGAGTCCTGCTGGTTCGAGTGCACCGTGAAGGGCGGCCGCGAGGGGACGGGACGCGACGTGGTCGAGTGGGCACAGGAGGCCGCAGAACGCGGCGCGGGCGAGCTGTTCGTCAACTCCATCGACTCGGACGGGACGAAGGACGGCTACGACATCCCGTTGACGAAGGCGGTCTGCGACGCCGTCGACACGCCGGTCATCGCCTCCTCGGGCTGTGGCGGCCCGGAGGACATGTACGAGGTGTTCACCGACGCCGGCGCGGACGCCGCGCTCGCGGCCTCCATCTTCCACTTCGACGAGTACTCCATCGCCGAGGTGAAGGAGTACCTCGACGAGCACGACGTCCCGGTGCGACTGTAG
- a CDS encoding DNA-directed RNA polymerase subunit L has translation MELTVTENLEQELRVEIAGEDHTFMNVLKGALLETEGVAAATYDVNPEQSGGQTEPILTVKTEDGVDPIDALQAGAQRVQEKTGAFRNAFEQAA, from the coding sequence ATGGAACTCACCGTCACGGAGAACCTCGAGCAGGAACTCCGCGTCGAGATCGCAGGCGAGGACCACACGTTCATGAACGTCCTCAAGGGCGCGCTGCTGGAGACGGAGGGCGTCGCCGCCGCGACCTACGACGTGAACCCCGAGCAGTCCGGTGGACAGACAGAGCCCATCCTCACGGTCAAGACCGAGGACGGCGTCGACCCCATCGACGCGCTGCAGGCGGGCGCACAGCGCGTCCAGGAGAAGACCGGCGCGTTCCGGAACGCGTTCGAGCAGGCGGCGTAG
- the dph2 gene encoding diphthamide biosynthesis enzyme Dph2 has translation MSQESYSEGDLRNTGMSLKHDREWDYELDRIVDAVEERDADKVGLQFPEGLKRRGPRVADDLREILPDDVTVLISGQPCYGACDLDTYLMRRTDVFVHFGHSPMKESEKIIYVPLFSNVEVLPSVDRAIDEELEGDDVGLVTTAQHMNRFEEMREHLEDAGYTVHTRKGDDRLTHEGQVLGCNYASADIDADQILYVGGGKFHPLGLAMEHPDKKVVIADPVNNVLTVADTEKFMKQRYGAVHRAMDAEKFGVIFCTKIGQGRWDQAEEIVDNNDDAYLITMDEVTPDRLRNFDMDAFVNTGCPRITTDDGPQFHKPMLTPQEYRIAIGEEPLDALEFDTFHGTW, from the coding sequence ATGAGCCAGGAATCGTACTCCGAGGGCGACCTCCGGAACACGGGCATGTCCCTCAAGCACGACCGCGAGTGGGACTACGAGCTCGACCGCATCGTCGACGCGGTCGAGGAACGCGACGCCGACAAGGTCGGCCTCCAGTTCCCCGAGGGACTGAAACGTCGCGGCCCGCGGGTCGCCGACGACCTCCGCGAGATCCTCCCCGACGACGTCACCGTCCTCATCTCCGGACAGCCCTGCTACGGCGCGTGCGACCTCGACACCTACCTGATGCGCCGCACCGACGTGTTCGTCCACTTCGGCCACTCCCCGATGAAGGAGTCCGAGAAGATCATCTACGTCCCGCTGTTCTCCAACGTCGAAGTGCTCCCCAGCGTCGACCGCGCCATCGACGAGGAGCTCGAGGGCGACGACGTGGGTCTCGTCACCACCGCCCAGCACATGAACCGCTTCGAGGAGATGCGCGAGCACCTGGAGGACGCCGGCTACACCGTCCACACGCGCAAGGGCGACGACCGGCTCACCCACGAGGGACAGGTGCTCGGCTGCAACTACGCCTCCGCGGACATCGACGCCGACCAGATCCTCTACGTCGGCGGCGGCAAGTTCCACCCCCTCGGGCTGGCGATGGAGCACCCCGACAAGAAGGTCGTCATCGCCGACCCCGTCAACAACGTGCTCACCGTCGCGGACACGGAGAAGTTCATGAAGCAGCGTTACGGTGCCGTCCACCGCGCCATGGACGCCGAGAAGTTCGGCGTCATCTTCTGTACGAAGATCGGCCAGGGCCGCTGGGACCAGGCCGAGGAGATCGTCGACAACAACGACGACGCCTACCTCATCACCATGGACGAGGTCACCCCGGACCGCCTCCGGAACTTCGACATGGACGCCTTCGTCAACACCGGCTGTCCGCGCATCACCACCGACGACGGCCCGCAGTTCCACAAGCCGATGCTCACGCCGCAGGAGTACCGCATCGCCATCGGCGAGGAACCGCTGGACGCGCTGGAGTTCGACACGTTCCACGGGACGTGGTGA
- a CDS encoding YlbF family regulator, with product MSIETSGESTEASDSVEQRARELGRALRDLPEYERFDEAQAAVEASEEAQAKIEEFEQVRQEFMLARQTGQASQEDLEELQDTQEELHDIPVMAEYLEAQNELDARLERVNSTISAELGLDFADEASGCCND from the coding sequence ATGAGCATCGAGACGAGTGGTGAGAGCACCGAGGCGTCGGACTCCGTCGAGCAGCGAGCGCGCGAACTCGGCCGTGCGCTCCGTGACCTGCCGGAGTACGAGCGCTTCGACGAGGCCCAGGCCGCCGTCGAGGCCAGCGAGGAGGCACAGGCGAAGATCGAGGAGTTCGAGCAGGTGCGCCAGGAGTTCATGCTCGCGCGCCAGACCGGTCAGGCGTCCCAGGAGGACCTCGAGGAGCTCCAGGACACCCAGGAGGAGCTCCACGACATCCCCGTGATGGCGGAGTACCTCGAGGCCCAGAACGAGCTCGACGCCCGGCTGGAGCGCGTCAACAGCACCATCTCCGCCGAGCTCGGCCTGGACTTCGCCGACGAGGCGAGTGGCTGCTGTAACGACTAG
- the tpiA gene encoding triose-phosphate isomerase, which produces MFVLVNLKAYPCDPVEVATAAANAADDSGVRIGVAPQATHLEAVAETGVETWGQHVDPVEPGSRTGHTLAETVADAGATGTLVNHSEYRVKLADLDGAVRAAERAGLETVVCANNPAQVGAAAALGPDAVAVEPPELIGTGTPVSQADPDIVEDAVAAAAAVDPDVDVFCGAGISTGEDLAAAADLGASGVLLASGVAKADDPRAALDDLVEPL; this is translated from the coding sequence ATGTTCGTCCTCGTCAACCTGAAGGCGTACCCGTGTGACCCCGTCGAGGTCGCGACCGCGGCGGCGAACGCGGCCGACGACAGCGGCGTCCGCATCGGCGTCGCACCGCAGGCGACCCATCTCGAGGCGGTGGCGGAGACCGGTGTCGAGACCTGGGGCCAGCACGTCGACCCCGTCGAACCCGGGAGTCGGACCGGCCACACGCTCGCCGAGACCGTCGCCGACGCCGGCGCGACGGGCACGCTCGTCAACCACTCGGAGTACCGCGTGAAGCTCGCGGACCTCGACGGCGCTGTTCGGGCGGCCGAGCGCGCCGGGCTGGAGACGGTCGTCTGTGCGAACAACCCGGCGCAGGTCGGCGCGGCGGCCGCGCTCGGTCCCGACGCCGTGGCGGTCGAGCCGCCGGAGCTCATCGGTACCGGCACGCCCGTCAGCCAGGCCGACCCCGACATCGTCGAGGACGCGGTCGCGGCCGCGGCGGCGGTCGACCCCGACGTCGACGTGTTCTGCGGGGCCGGTATCTCGACGGGCGAGGACCTCGCCGCGGCGGCGGACCTCGGCGCGTCCGGCGTCCTGCTGGCTTCGGGCGTCGCGAAGGCCGACGACCCGCGGGCCGCGCTCGACGACCTCGTCGAACCGCTCTGA
- a CDS encoding HNH endonuclease, whose amino-acid sequence MGARERVTKFASVNVDAAARAIAEVGGIGRRQEPALSPDVCRNCGDDGASERAIVPECDHEWNAIALCPDCAADRTEGGSRADCGGLPVDRDRVIDRDDGRCRGCGVREALVVGDVLHLHAVVPVATGGHRHVHNVVALCPICHERVHDRG is encoded by the coding sequence ATGGGTGCGAGAGAACGGGTGACGAAGTTCGCGTCGGTGAACGTCGACGCGGCGGCCCGCGCAATCGCCGAGGTGGGAGGTATCGGACGCCGGCAGGAGCCAGCGCTGTCGCCCGACGTCTGCCGGAACTGCGGTGACGACGGTGCCAGCGAACGAGCCATCGTCCCGGAGTGTGACCACGAGTGGAACGCCATCGCTCTCTGTCCGGACTGTGCCGCCGACCGGACCGAGGGCGGTTCGCGGGCGGACTGCGGCGGGCTCCCGGTCGACCGCGACCGCGTGATCGACCGCGACGACGGTCGCTGCCGGGGGTGTGGGGTGCGCGAGGCGCTCGTCGTCGGCGACGTGCTCCACCTGCACGCGGTCGTCCCCGTCGCAACGGGCGGGCACCGACACGTCCACAACGTGGTCGCGCTCTGTCCGATCTGTCACGAACGCGTCCACGACCGTGGGTAA
- a CDS encoding toll/interleukin-1 receptor domain-containing protein, translating to MAEEQVFVSHAPSDIDLVQELFSTVQNLYLDVHIALEEIEPGRSRQDLEGRLANSDLLVAVLSDEGATNGWVNQEIGYAVAKGIPILPLYTEGVEPDGYLQRHERVELDPDEMDVSVFNLLCRLRSELAPLGTLSTPNWFVRFPCNFESCGTAVTLDIGETQKKLWQMYDHNQALVATCEECDAGYFFNPATLGYVRREDPV from the coding sequence ATGGCCGAAGAGCAGGTGTTCGTCTCCCACGCGCCGTCGGATATCGACCTCGTCCAGGAGCTGTTCTCGACGGTCCAGAACCTGTACCTCGACGTCCACATCGCGCTGGAGGAGATCGAGCCCGGTCGGAGCCGGCAGGACCTCGAGGGCAGGCTCGCCAACAGCGACCTGCTCGTCGCGGTCCTCAGCGACGAGGGCGCGACGAACGGCTGGGTGAACCAGGAGATCGGCTACGCGGTCGCCAAGGGGATTCCTATCCTGCCGCTGTACACCGAGGGTGTCGAGCCCGACGGCTACCTCCAGCGTCACGAGCGAGTCGAGCTCGACCCCGACGAGATGGACGTGTCGGTGTTCAACCTGCTCTGTCGACTGCGGTCGGAGCTCGCTCCGCTGGGTACCCTCTCGACGCCGAACTGGTTCGTCCGCTTCCCGTGTAACTTCGAGAGCTGCGGTACGGCGGTGACCCTCGACATCGGGGAGACCCAGAAGAAGCTCTGGCAGATGTACGACCACAATCAGGCGCTGGTGGCGACCTGCGAGGAGTGCGACGCGGGGTACTTCTTCAACCCGGCGACGCTCGGCTACGTGCGCCGCGAGGACCCGGTCTAG
- a CDS encoding J domain-containing protein produces the protein MAVVERHACEGCDREFSLDNLHAVTMPGGSRAVCCPECREYAETVGDNGSDIDQRRRECDGCTEEHLVSELEEVILSDGTSVLCCASCAEHAPSSGDGSDARRQEENEAETAAELESKEPSKASRQRNLCQQCNDWYSIELYRVVTVDDRTEKFCPDCMEQARDDGIVKDVRMRRAEAYEVLGASGFEDADDLRDAYISRVKQAHPDRADGSRAEFKRVQAAYDRLQDEF, from the coding sequence ATGGCTGTGGTCGAACGACACGCCTGTGAAGGCTGTGACCGCGAGTTCTCCCTCGACAACCTCCATGCGGTCACGATGCCGGGTGGGTCGCGGGCCGTCTGCTGCCCCGAGTGCCGCGAGTACGCGGAGACGGTCGGCGACAACGGCTCCGACATCGACCAGCGACGCCGCGAGTGCGACGGCTGCACCGAGGAGCACCTCGTCTCCGAGCTCGAGGAGGTCATCCTCTCCGACGGGACGAGCGTACTCTGCTGTGCCTCGTGTGCCGAACACGCTCCGTCGAGCGGCGACGGCTCCGACGCCCGCCGTCAGGAGGAGAACGAGGCGGAGACGGCGGCCGAACTCGAGTCCAAGGAACCCTCGAAGGCGAGCCGCCAGCGCAACCTCTGCCAGCAGTGCAACGACTGGTACTCCATCGAGCTCTACCGCGTCGTCACGGTCGACGACCGCACGGAGAAGTTCTGTCCGGACTGCATGGAGCAGGCCCGCGACGACGGCATCGTCAAGGACGTCCGGATGCGCCGGGCCGAGGCCTACGAGGTGCTCGGTGCGTCGGGCTTCGAGGACGCCGACGACCTCCGCGACGCGTACATCAGCCGGGTCAAACAGGCCCACCCCGACCGGGCCGACGGCTCGCGAGCCGAGTTCAAGCGGGTGCAGGCCGCCTACGACCGCCTGCAGGACGAGTTCTAG
- a CDS encoding PH domain-containing protein: protein MTATDSTDGGGSEFDWLSLDEDEEIIWSGNPHPMSIVPALIFGVPLIILLVGIAIIVAAYLWRENTEYVVTTDGLYTKSGVFSRNVQRVDFDKVQNISFSQGVVGNYFGYGNVDISTAGGSGVEMQFQSVADPKSVQERINRLIKENRRGSDRPEDEPEKGQVLDEILTELRAMRETFERIEGHDGGGETPDGAGQPRQGTSRGTAADGPGDDPDGR, encoded by the coding sequence ATGACAGCCACGGATTCGACGGACGGAGGGGGCTCGGAGTTCGACTGGCTGAGCCTCGACGAGGACGAGGAGATCATCTGGTCGGGCAACCCGCATCCGATGAGCATCGTCCCCGCGCTCATCTTCGGGGTGCCACTCATCATCCTGCTCGTCGGTATCGCCATCATCGTCGCCGCGTACCTGTGGCGCGAGAACACCGAGTACGTCGTCACGACCGACGGCCTCTACACGAAGTCCGGCGTGTTCTCGCGGAACGTCCAGCGCGTCGACTTCGACAAGGTCCAGAACATCTCGTTCAGCCAGGGCGTCGTCGGGAACTACTTCGGCTACGGCAACGTCGACATCTCGACCGCGGGCGGCTCCGGCGTCGAGATGCAGTTCCAGTCCGTCGCAGACCCGAAGTCGGTCCAGGAGCGCATCAACCGGCTCATCAAGGAGAACCGGCGTGGCAGCGACCGCCCCGAGGACGAACCCGAGAAGGGCCAGGTGCTGGACGAGATCCTCACCGAGCTGCGGGCGATGCGCGAGACGTTCGAGCGCATCGAGGGACACGATGGCGGCGGCGAGACCCCCGACGGCGCTGGCCAGCCTCGGCAGGGCACGTCCCGGGGGACGGCGGCCGACGGTCCGGGTGACGACCCGGACGGACGATGA